The Methylobacterium currus genome contains a region encoding:
- a CDS encoding glycosyltransferase family 87 protein, whose product MTAPATLDDTRDEAAPRGDRPTAPARRARASSSWSEDPMSLVPARRRALDPAVVLALLGVLSALPLVMRFYWPAGGGLDVTGHPIGRDFINYWAGPQLAASGRLATLFDLDAYHAAIGALFGAPLAFHNWGYPPFTLLLLWPLAQLPYFAALAVWTVGLFAVFAGVTLSRVAPGRRVRALVLLALAPACLVNAVGGQNGFLTAALFLGGLLALDRRPVLAGILFGLLTGKPHLGLVLPLALLALGAWRTIAAAAATALALVGASLLAFGVEPWRHYLVETGAYQYGLLERFTGFYPLMMASVLAGARTFGLGMDAAWLAQAFVAVPVLAVSVWAVRRIRDPAQRAGMLAAAAPLLTPYAFNYDLTALAAVLVWRLAAAEPGAQPGRVTVFAWLAPTLMMPLQMVGFGGTPLMLVALFGLLVREAVGTAPARQDAQALAATG is encoded by the coding sequence TCGGGCCTCGTCCTCCTGGTCTGAGGACCCGATGTCCCTGGTTCCCGCCCGCCGGCGGGCCCTCGACCCGGCCGTGGTCCTGGCGCTCCTCGGGGTCCTGAGCGCGCTGCCCCTCGTCATGCGGTTCTACTGGCCGGCCGGAGGCGGCCTCGACGTCACCGGCCACCCGATCGGGCGCGACTTCATCAACTACTGGGCCGGGCCGCAGCTCGCGGCCTCGGGCCGGCTCGCCACCCTGTTCGACCTCGATGCCTATCACGCGGCGATCGGCGCCCTCTTCGGCGCCCCGCTGGCGTTCCACAACTGGGGCTACCCGCCCTTCACGCTGCTGCTGCTGTGGCCGCTGGCGCAGCTGCCCTACTTCGCCGCCCTCGCCGTCTGGACCGTCGGGCTGTTCGCCGTCTTCGCCGGCGTGACGCTGAGCCGGGTCGCGCCGGGGCGGCGCGTGCGGGCCCTGGTGCTCCTCGCCCTGGCGCCGGCCTGCCTCGTCAACGCCGTCGGCGGGCAGAACGGCTTCCTCACCGCCGCCCTGTTCCTCGGCGGGCTGCTCGCCCTCGATCGCCGCCCGGTCCTGGCGGGGATCCTGTTCGGCCTCCTCACCGGCAAGCCGCATCTCGGCCTGGTGCTGCCGCTGGCTCTCCTCGCCCTCGGAGCGTGGCGGACCATCGCGGCGGCGGCGGCGACCGCCCTGGCGCTCGTCGGCGCCTCGCTCCTGGCCTTCGGGGTCGAGCCCTGGCGGCACTACCTCGTCGAGACCGGCGCCTACCAGTATGGCCTGCTGGAGCGCTTCACCGGCTTCTACCCGCTCATGATGGCGTCGGTCTTGGCGGGCGCCCGCACCTTCGGGCTGGGAATGGACGCGGCCTGGCTCGCGCAGGCCTTCGTCGCCGTCCCGGTCCTCGCCGTTTCTGTCTGGGCCGTTCGGCGGATCCGCGACCCGGCGCAGCGGGCCGGCATGCTCGCCGCCGCCGCGCCGCTCCTGACCCCATACGCCTTCAACTACGACCTGACCGCCCTGGCGGCCGTGCTGGTCTGGCGGCTCGCGGCCGCGGAGCCTGGGGCGCAGCCCGGCCGGGTCACGGTCTTCGCCTGGCTCGCCCCCACCCTGATGATGCCGCTGCAGATGGTCGGCTTCGGCGGCACGCCGCTGATGCTGGTCGCCCTGTTCGGGCTCCTGGTGCGCGAGGCGGTCGGGACGGCGCCGGCCCGGCAGGACGCACAAGCGCTCGCCGCAACGGGGTGA
- a CDS encoding NUDIX hydrolase codes for MSETDPPAPAPQVGLAAVILAATLDEPRVLTVPVAGQPEGRAEGLPAGPLEPAHPTLERGLRAWVERQTGQSLGYVEQLYTFGDRNRRPGGEGEAQGEGGQHALSVAYLALVREARPAADSVWQSWYRYFPYEDRRAGRPAGLDALSPRLEAWAESAPDPEERRRRGDRIGLTFGAAGSGWNEERVLERYELLFEAGLVPEAGAPDTLAGHAMAFDHRRMLATALGRLRGKIKYRPVVFELMPPTFTLGQLQRVVEALSGILLHKQNFRRLVAQQGLVEETEAVTAETGGRPARLMRFRREVLLERPAPGLRLPSNRAG; via the coding sequence ATGAGCGAGACGGACCCGCCTGCGCCGGCCCCTCAGGTCGGCCTTGCGGCGGTGATCCTGGCGGCCACGCTGGACGAGCCGCGGGTCCTCACCGTGCCGGTGGCGGGCCAGCCCGAGGGCCGGGCCGAGGGCCTGCCGGCCGGCCCGCTGGAGCCGGCGCATCCGACCCTGGAGCGGGGCTTGCGCGCCTGGGTCGAGCGTCAGACCGGCCAGAGCCTCGGCTATGTCGAGCAGCTCTACACCTTCGGCGACCGCAACCGCCGGCCGGGGGGAGAGGGCGAGGCACAGGGCGAGGGCGGCCAGCACGCCCTCTCGGTCGCCTACCTGGCCCTGGTGCGGGAGGCGCGGCCCGCCGCCGATTCGGTCTGGCAGAGCTGGTACCGCTACTTTCCCTACGAGGATCGGCGGGCGGGACGGCCGGCCGGCCTCGACGCGCTGAGCCCCCGGCTCGAGGCCTGGGCCGAGTCCGCCCCCGATCCCGAGGAGCGCCGGCGCCGCGGCGACCGGATCGGCCTCACCTTCGGGGCGGCCGGGAGCGGCTGGAACGAGGAGCGGGTGCTGGAGCGCTACGAGCTCCTGTTCGAGGCCGGCCTGGTGCCGGAGGCGGGGGCGCCCGATACCCTCGCCGGCCACGCCATGGCCTTCGACCACCGGCGCATGCTCGCCACCGCCCTCGGGCGCCTGCGCGGCAAGATCAAGTACCGGCCCGTCGTCTTCGAGCTGATGCCGCCGACCTTCACCCTGGGCCAGCTCCAGCGCGTGGTCGAGGCCCTGTCCGGCATCCTGCTGCACAAGCAGAACTTTCGCCGCCTCGTCGCCCAGCAGGGCCTCGTCGAAGAAACGGAGGCCGTCACCGCCGAGACCGGCGGCCGGCCGGCCCGGCTGATGCGCTTCCGCCGCGAGGTGCTGCTGGAACGCCCCGCCCCCGGCCTGCGGCTGCCGTCGAACCGGGCGGGCTGA
- the nadA gene encoding quinolinate synthase NadA produces the protein MDAAALDRVQGPSQAELYERVRHHVPAIEWPAFAEDVAAIQALKRERNAVVLAHNYQAPEIFHTVADIVGDSLALAREAARTDADVIVLAGVHFMAETAKILNPGKTVLIPDPAAGCSLADSITAADVRALRRRYPGVPVVTYVNTSAAVKAESDLCCTSGNARAVVESLGAKRVLMIPDEYLAQNVQAELPDIEILTWAGHCEVHERFTAADIREAREAYPGVTVLAHPECPPAVVAEADFAGSTAAMQAFVETRRPAQVVMITECAMADNLALRNPDVAFVKPCNLCPHMKRISLGKIRRSLETLTHEVTVPDDLIVPARRAVERMLAVRA, from the coding sequence ATGGATGCGGCAGCCCTCGACCGGGTGCAAGGCCCGTCCCAGGCGGAGCTCTACGAGCGGGTGCGCCACCACGTGCCGGCGATCGAGTGGCCGGCCTTCGCCGAGGACGTGGCGGCAATCCAGGCGCTCAAGCGCGAGCGCAACGCCGTGGTGCTGGCCCACAACTACCAGGCGCCGGAGATCTTCCACACCGTGGCGGACATCGTCGGCGACAGCCTGGCGCTCGCCCGCGAGGCGGCCCGCACCGATGCCGACGTGATCGTCCTCGCGGGCGTGCACTTCATGGCCGAGACCGCGAAGATCCTGAACCCGGGCAAGACCGTCCTGATCCCCGACCCGGCGGCCGGCTGCTCGCTGGCCGACTCGATCACGGCCGCCGACGTGCGGGCGTTGCGCCGCCGCTACCCCGGCGTGCCGGTGGTCACCTACGTCAACACCTCCGCCGCCGTGAAGGCGGAATCGGACCTCTGCTGCACCTCGGGCAATGCGCGGGCCGTGGTCGAATCCCTCGGCGCGAAGCGGGTTCTGATGATCCCGGACGAGTACCTGGCGCAGAACGTCCAGGCCGAGCTGCCGGACATCGAGATCCTGACCTGGGCCGGCCATTGCGAGGTGCACGAGCGCTTCACGGCCGCGGACATCCGCGAGGCGCGGGAGGCCTATCCGGGGGTGACGGTGCTGGCCCACCCCGAATGCCCGCCCGCCGTGGTGGCGGAGGCGGATTTCGCCGGCTCGACCGCGGCGATGCAGGCCTTTGTCGAGACGCGCCGGCCGGCGCAGGTGGTGATGATCACCGAATGCGCGATGGCCGACAACCTGGCCCTGCGCAATCCGGACGTCGCGTTCGTCAAGCCGTGCAACCTCTGCCCGCATATGAAGCGGATCAGCTTGGGAAAGATCCGGCGCAGCCTGGAGACCCTGACCCACGAGGTGACGGTGCCGGACGACCTGATCGTTCCGGCAAGGCGCGCGGTTGAGCGCATGCTGGCGGTGCGGGCATGA
- a CDS encoding L-aspartate oxidase: MTSDSVIVVGAGVAGLATALRLAPLPVTLLSAAPLGEETATAWAQGGIAAAIGADDAPAFHAADTLGAGAGLSDPAVARRVAEAGPGLVHWLCGLGLAFDRGPDGTLALGLEAAHSRRRIVKAGGDATGAAVLRTLARAVSSCPSVTVVVGRATALMQDGEGRVTGLVARTDRGRVALPARGVVLATGGLGGLYRSTTNPAGATGSGLVLAARAGAVLRDVEFVQFHPTAIALATEAPTEGPLPLATEALRGEGAVLIDAGGHRVMAGITGAELAPRDVVARAIALRTGHGEAVFLDARRLDVARRFPTVTALCRAAGLDPAAEPIPVRPAAHYHMGGIRVDGRGRSSLPGLWACGEVAATGLHGANRLASNSLLEAMAFAASIAADIQGTEGRAAGPGRAPEETHAPEALPEIRALMEVQVGLVRDAAGLKPAVARLAALARAGSAAATAGLLVAAAALGREESRGAHWRADHPGQREPRATEITLSQALATADAVRDRPMPVSLQDAR; encoded by the coding sequence ATGACCTCCGACAGCGTCATCGTGGTCGGGGCCGGCGTCGCCGGCCTCGCCACGGCCCTGCGCCTCGCGCCGCTCCCCGTGACGCTGCTCAGCGCCGCGCCGCTGGGCGAGGAGACCGCGACCGCCTGGGCGCAGGGCGGCATCGCGGCGGCGATCGGAGCGGACGATGCGCCGGCCTTCCACGCCGCCGACACGCTTGGCGCCGGGGCGGGCCTGAGCGATCCCGCGGTGGCGCGGCGCGTCGCCGAGGCCGGGCCCGGCCTGGTGCACTGGCTCTGCGGCCTCGGCCTCGCCTTCGACCGCGGGCCCGACGGCACGCTGGCGCTGGGCCTGGAGGCGGCGCACAGCCGGCGCCGGATCGTGAAGGCGGGGGGCGACGCCACCGGCGCGGCGGTGTTGCGGACCCTCGCCCGCGCGGTGTCGTCCTGCCCGTCGGTGACGGTGGTGGTCGGGCGGGCGACGGCCCTGATGCAGGACGGCGAGGGCCGGGTGACCGGCCTCGTCGCCCGGACCGACCGGGGCCGCGTCGCCCTGCCGGCGCGGGGGGTGGTGCTGGCGACCGGCGGCCTCGGCGGGCTCTACCGCTCGACCACGAATCCGGCCGGTGCGACCGGCTCCGGCCTCGTCCTGGCCGCGCGGGCCGGCGCGGTGCTCCGCGACGTGGAGTTCGTGCAGTTCCACCCGACGGCGATCGCGCTGGCGACGGAGGCCCCCACGGAGGGCCCCCTGCCGCTCGCCACCGAGGCCCTGCGCGGCGAGGGGGCGGTCCTGATCGACGCGGGCGGTCACCGGGTGATGGCCGGCATCACCGGGGCCGAGCTGGCCCCCCGCGACGTGGTCGCCCGGGCCATCGCGCTCCGCACGGGGCACGGCGAGGCGGTCTTCCTCGATGCGCGCCGCCTCGACGTCGCGCGCCGCTTCCCGACCGTGACCGCGCTCTGCCGCGCCGCGGGGCTCGATCCGGCGGCGGAGCCGATCCCGGTGCGGCCGGCCGCCCATTACCACATGGGCGGAATCCGGGTGGACGGGCGCGGGCGCAGCTCGCTCCCGGGCTTGTGGGCCTGCGGCGAGGTCGCCGCGACGGGTCTGCACGGCGCCAACCGTCTCGCCAGCAACTCGCTCCTCGAGGCGATGGCCTTCGCGGCATCGATCGCGGCGGACATCCAGGGCACGGAGGGCCGCGCCGCCGGCCCGGGCCGTGCCCCGGAGGAGACCCATGCCCCTGAGGCGCTGCCGGAGATCCGCGCCCTGATGGAGGTGCAGGTCGGGCTGGTGCGCGATGCCGCCGGCCTCAAGCCTGCGGTCGCGCGCCTCGCCGCCCTCGCGCGGGCCGGCTCGGCGGCGGCGACCGCGGGCCTGCTCGTGGCCGCCGCCGCCCTCGGCCGGGAGGAGAGCCGCGGCGCGCATTGGCGCGCCGACCATCCCGGGCAGCGCGAGCCCCGCGCGACCGAGATCACCTTGAGCCAGGCCCTGGCGACGGCGGATGCCGTCCGGGACCGCCCGATGCCCGTCAGCCTTCAGGACGCCCGATGA
- the nadC gene encoding carboxylating nicotinate-nucleotide diphosphorylase, protein MTDTILLPPQTLPPLPRLLVEPIVRAALLEDLGRAGDLTTDSIVPATARFSGAIVSRQAGTVAGTEAAALAFGLLDPAVTVRILRPDGSPISPGDTVIALDGPARAILSAERVALNLLCRLSGVATATASLVEAARPHGKARIVCTRKTTPGLRALEKHAVRAGGGANHRFGLDDAVLIKDNHVAVAGGVAPAVRRARAGVGHLVKIEVEVDTLAQLEEALAVGADAVLLDNMNPDTLRRAVAMIDGRAVSEASGRITRETVGAVAATGVDLISAGWITHSAPIVDLGLDVA, encoded by the coding sequence ATGACCGACACCATCCTTCTCCCTCCGCAAACCCTCCCTCCCCTGCCCCGCCTGCTGGTCGAGCCGATCGTGCGGGCCGCCCTCCTCGAGGATCTCGGCCGCGCCGGCGACCTCACCACCGACAGCATCGTCCCGGCTACGGCGCGGTTCTCCGGCGCGATCGTGTCCCGCCAGGCCGGCACGGTGGCGGGCACGGAGGCGGCGGCCCTCGCCTTCGGCCTCCTCGACCCGGCGGTGACCGTCCGGATCCTGCGGCCGGACGGCAGCCCGATCTCTCCGGGCGACACGGTGATCGCCCTCGACGGCCCGGCCCGGGCGATCCTCTCGGCCGAGCGCGTCGCCCTCAACCTGCTCTGCCGCCTGTCGGGCGTCGCCACCGCGACCGCCTCGCTGGTCGAGGCCGCACGGCCGCACGGCAAGGCTCGCATCGTCTGCACCCGCAAGACGACGCCGGGCCTGCGGGCCCTGGAGAAGCACGCGGTGCGGGCCGGCGGCGGCGCCAACCACCGCTTCGGCCTCGACGACGCGGTGCTGATCAAGGACAACCACGTGGCGGTGGCGGGCGGCGTCGCCCCGGCGGTGCGCCGCGCCCGCGCGGGCGTCGGCCATCTCGTGAAGATCGAGGTCGAGGTCGATACCCTGGCGCAGCTCGAGGAGGCGCTGGCGGTCGGCGCCGACGCGGTCCTCCTCGACAACATGAATCCGGACACCCTGCGCCGGGCGGTGGCGATGATCGACGGGCGGGCGGTGAGCGAGGCCTCGGGCCGCATCACCCGCGAGACGGTCGGCGCCGTTGCGGCCACCGGGGTCGACCTGATCTCGGCCGGCTGGATCACCCACAGCGCGCCGATCGTCGATCTGGGCCTCGACGTCGCGTAG
- a CDS encoding RidA family protein has protein sequence MTITRQIRTPIMHRAVEVNGLVFVGGTIADDTSVSMGAQTENILGKIAGYLKEAGTDASRIVSATIFVTDLSHKKEMDAAWTRFFGDDLPARATVGVADLGGGALIEVVVTAAKG, from the coding sequence ATGACCATCACCCGCCAGATCCGCACCCCGATCATGCACCGCGCCGTCGAGGTGAATGGCCTCGTCTTCGTCGGCGGCACCATCGCGGACGACACCTCTGTGTCGATGGGCGCCCAGACCGAGAACATCTTAGGCAAGATCGCCGGCTACCTGAAGGAGGCCGGGACGGATGCCTCGCGCATCGTCTCCGCCACGATCTTCGTGACCGACCTGTCGCACAAGAAGGAGATGGACGCTGCCTGGACCCGCTTCTTCGGCGACGACCTGCCGGCCCGCGCCACCGTCGGCGTGGCCGATCTCGGCGGCGGCGCGCTCATCGAGGTCGTGGTGACGGCGGCCAAGGGCTGA
- a CDS encoding NAD(P)/FAD-dependent oxidoreductase yields the protein MTRLADAIVVGGGIHGCSTALHLCRAGLKPVLIEKDYAGRHASGVNAGGVRQLARHVAEIPLSIRSMDLWERIGDLVDDDCGFESHGQVLVAEDDGELAACAERVEDLQGRGFTHEELIDGPELRRLVPAVAEICPGGVVSRRDGAAQPARTVAAFRRKAENLGAIVREGEPARHVRREDGLWRVDVGSDTYAAPVLVNAAGAWAGRIAASLGEPVPVETVAPMLMITSKVPHFIDPVVILRGRKLSFKQFSNGTVLIGGGHLAVPDQDRGTTVLDWRRLAESARTVFELFPVMREAQILRAWAGIEAKMKDDLPVLGPSARHPGLYHQFGFSLHGFQLGPAAGAVMAELIVEGGTQTRIGALGIERFRS from the coding sequence ATGACGCGGCTCGCCGACGCCATCGTGGTCGGGGGCGGGATCCATGGCTGCTCGACCGCGCTCCATCTCTGCCGGGCCGGGCTCAAGCCCGTCCTGATCGAGAAGGACTATGCCGGGCGCCACGCCTCGGGCGTCAATGCCGGCGGGGTGCGCCAGCTCGCCCGCCACGTCGCCGAGATTCCGCTCTCGATCCGCTCGATGGACCTGTGGGAGCGCATCGGCGACCTCGTCGACGACGATTGCGGCTTCGAGAGCCACGGCCAGGTGCTGGTCGCCGAGGATGACGGGGAGCTCGCGGCCTGCGCCGAGCGGGTCGAGGACCTTCAGGGCCGCGGCTTTACCCACGAGGAGCTGATCGACGGGCCCGAACTCCGCCGGCTGGTGCCGGCGGTGGCCGAGATCTGCCCGGGCGGCGTCGTCTCGCGCCGCGACGGCGCGGCCCAGCCCGCCCGCACCGTGGCGGCGTTCCGGCGGAAGGCGGAGAATCTGGGCGCCATCGTGCGCGAGGGCGAGCCGGCGAGGCACGTGCGCCGGGAGGACGGGCTGTGGCGGGTCGATGTCGGCTCCGACACGTATGCGGCGCCGGTGCTCGTCAACGCCGCCGGCGCCTGGGCCGGGCGTATCGCGGCGAGCTTGGGCGAGCCGGTGCCGGTCGAGACCGTGGCGCCGATGCTAATGATTACATCAAAGGTGCCGCACTTCATCGATCCCGTCGTGATCCTGCGCGGCCGCAAGCTGTCGTTCAAGCAGTTTTCCAACGGCACGGTGCTGATCGGCGGCGGCCACCTCGCGGTGCCGGATCAGGACAGGGGCACGACGGTGCTGGACTGGCGGCGCCTCGCCGAGAGCGCCCGTACGGTGTTCGAACTCTTCCCGGTGATGCGCGAGGCCCAGATCCTGCGCGCCTGGGCCGGGATCGAGGCGAAGATGAAGGACGACCTGCCGGTCCTCGGGCCCAGCGCCCGGCATCCGGGCCTCTATCACCAGTTCGGCTTCTCGCTGCACGGCTTCCAGCTCGGGCCGGCGGCGGGCGCCGTCATGGCCGAGCTCATCGTCGAGGGCGGCACCCAGACCCGGATCGGCGCGCTCGGCATCGAGCGATTCCGGTCCTGA